The genomic window CGAACAGCGGCTGCGGCGGGCCGATCTGCAGGTCCGCGCCCTTGGCGCTGATCTTCAACGCCATCAGCTTCAACTCCGGCGTCACCCACACGAACCGGTCCTTGCCCAGCCAGCCGCCACCGCCCCCGCCCTGGGTGACCTGCCACTTCCCCCCCGGCCCCGGGAAGGGCACGATGTAGGTTTCGTTCACTCCCGACTCGTCGGACTGGTAGCTGAGCCACTTCCCGTCCGGAGAGAACGCCGCCCCATTCTCGTTGGCGGTAGCGGCTGGATGCAGGCGGTAGGGTTTGCGCTCCCCCGTCATGGGCAGGATCCACAGCGCGCCATTCTTGTTCTGCCCGCCCAGTTGGTCGAAGGCCAGGAGCTTGCCGTCCGGGGACCAGCCGCTGGGATTCAGGAAGTAGTCGCTGCGGTAGAGCATCTGCTCGGGCGTGCTGCCGCTGGCCGCCTTGACGTAGATGGCGGATCCCTGCCCGCGGTCCGCGGAGTACGCCACCTGGGTGCCGTCCGGCGACCATTGCGCGCCCTGCTCCGTCCCCGGGCCGAAGGTGAAGCGGCTCAACACTCCCCGCTCCAGGTCATACATCCACAGCTTGGAGATTCCCGGCTGGCCGCTCTCCGGCAGCAGCAGCACCGCATGCTTGCCGTCGGGCGCCAGGGCCAGCCCGGTCAGGCTCAGGGGCTCGCCCACCTTGCCCAACTCTTTGCCCTCCAGGTCCAGCCAGGTGATCTGGTATTTCCCAGCCCCCGCCTGCTGGCGGTAGGCCAACAGGCCGGTCTCGGACAGGGCATAGCTTCCCGTCCAGCGAAAGGTGTTGAATTGCACCTTCTCCGCGATAGGCACCGCCTCGCCGCTCAGCTGCAGCCGGCTCGCGTCGAAGGGCTGCGCCATCAGGTTCTGCTCGCGCAGGAAGACCAGGTACCCGGGCGCGACGTAGCGCGGCCCGCTCTCCGCCGGCTTCAGGATGTTCACCGCCTGCCGCGTCTTCAGCGAGATCGCCCGGATGGCGTTGTCTTTGCCGTTCAGCGCGCCCACGAAAAACAGCACATGCTCGCCGTCCGGCAGGAACTGCGGCAAGCGGTGTGTCTCCCCGGTCGCCGCGGGATGGGTCAACTCACTGGGGCTGCCGCCGGCCGCCGGCACCTGGAACAGCCCGCTGAAGGGCCCGGGCGCGAAGACGATGGTCCCGTCCGGCCCCCAGGCGATGCCGCGGCCATCGTCGGCGTCGCAGATGGTCTGCACCGTTCCCCCCGACACATCGATTCTCTTCAGCTTGTGCTCGGCGAAGTAGGCCAGGTAGCGCCCGTCGGGAGACCAGGTGGGATTGGTGCCGCCCTCCGTTCCCGCCAGCGGCTGCATTGTCAGGCTGTCCAGCGAGCGCACCCAGATCTTGGTCTTGCCGTCGCTCCCGGCCAACTCCAGCGCCAGCTTGCGCCCGTCCGGCGAGAAGGCCAGCGAGCTGTCCTGCCCCACGGTGTCGAAGTCGGGAGGCAGCAACAGGCTGGAGCGCATCACCTCCGGCGGCTGGGGCGCGTGCAGCCGCCAGCCCGCGGTCACCCCCGCCGCCGCCAGCACCGCCGCCAGTCCCCACGCCAGCCACTCCCGCCGCCGCCGCCGCGCCGACTTCACCGCCGGCATCCCCACCGCCGACGACCCGCCCTCCGCGATCCACTTCAACTGCAGTTTGACGTCGTGCGCCGTCTGGAAGCGCTCTTCCGGGTCCTTGGCCAGGCACACCTTCATGACGTGGGCCAGCGCCGGCGGCGTCAGCGGCGCCAGCGTCGTCACCGGCTCCGGCTCCTTCTCCAGGATGGCGCTCGCCACCGAGATGGCGCTCTTGCCCTCGAAGGCGCGCTTCCCCGTCGCCATCTCGTAGAGCACCGCCCCCAGGGCGAAGATGTCGCTGCGCGCGTCCGCTTCCTTCCCCTCTACCTGCTCCGGCGACATGTACTGGAAGGTGCCCACGATGGTCCCTTGCACCGTGATAGGACTGGCGGGGCTGGTCTGGGTGATGGCGGCGGCGGTTGCACTGGCGGCGCCCAGCGGCGCCTGCGGCTTGGCCAAGCCGAAGTCCAGCAGCTTGGCGCCGGACTTCGTGAGCATCACGTTCCCCGGCTTCAGGTCGCGGTGCACGATGCCCTGGCGGTGCGCCTTCTCCAGTGCCTCCGCGATCTCGCAGCCCGTCTTCAGCGTCTGCTCGACCGGCAGCGGCCCCTTCTGCAGCCGCTCGGCCAGCGACTCACCCTCGATGTACTCCAGCACCAGGTAGTCCATGCCGTCGTGGTGGCCGACGTCGTAAAGGGTGCAGATGTTGGGGTGGTTGAGCGAGGAGATGGCCCGCGCTTCGCGCTCGAAGCGCTGCTTCAGGTCCGCGTTCTGCGAGAACTGCTCGGGCAGGACCTTGATGGCGACGGTGCGCTCCAGCCG from Terriglobales bacterium includes these protein-coding regions:
- a CDS encoding protein kinase; the encoded protein is RLERTVAIKVLPEQFSQNADLKQRFEREARAISSLNHPNICTLYDVGHHDGMDYLVLEYIEGESLAERLQKGPLPVEQTLKTGCEIAEALEKAHRQGIVHRDLKPGNVMLTKSGAKLLDFGLAKPQAPLGAASATAAAITQTSPASPITVQGTIVGTFQYMSPEQVEGKEADARSDIFALGAVLYEMATGKRAFEGKSAISVASAILEKEPEPVTTLAPLTPPALAHVMKVCLAKDPEERFQTAHDVKLQLKWIAEGGSSAVGMPAVKSARRRRREWLAWGLAAVLAAAGVTAGWRLHAPQPPEVMRSSLLLPPDFDTVGQDSSLAFSPDGRKLALELAGSDGKTKIWVRSLDSLTMQPLAGTEGGTNPTWSPDGRYLAYFAEHKLKRIDVSGGTVQTICDADDGRGIAWGPDGTIVFAPGPFSGLFQVPAAGGSPSELTHPAATGETHRLPQFLPDGEHVLFFVGALNGKDNAIRAISLKTRQAVNILKPAESGPRYVAPGYLVFLREQNLMAQPFDASRLQLSGEAVPIAEKVQFNTFRWTGSYALSETGLLAYRQQAGAGKYQITWLDLEGKELGKVGEPLSLTGLALAPDGKHAVLLLPESGQPGISKLWMYDLERGVLSRFTFGPGTEQGAQWSPDGTQVAYSADRGQGSAIYVKAASGSTPEQMLYRSDYFLNPSGWSPDGKLLAFDQLGGQNKNGALWILPMTGERKPYRLHPAATANENGAAFSPDGKWLSYQSDESGVNETYIVPFPGPGGKWQVTQGGGGGGWLGKDRFVWVTPELKLMALKISAKGADLQIGPPQPLFGGRTLPQVGPTDSTRDGKRLLASMPAGEHGANPSLVLVSHWMAELKK